The Canis lupus baileyi chromosome 5, mCanLup2.hap1, whole genome shotgun sequence region CTCGCAAGTCCAATTTTGGAGAGGAATCAGGGTATTGGAAAACAGAATTTCAATAGCAGGATTGTGACAGCCATGAAAGGTTGGGGATGGAAGTTGATGTGAACTCGAATCAAAGACAAGTATGTTTACACAAGTTGTACTTGCACACCCCACCACTGTCCCCATGAGGAGAAAGATACTTGCTGAACCGCCTGTGCTCTATCAGAttactcatgatttttttttttaagattttatttgtttattcatgagaaacagagagagagagagaggcagagacacaggcagagggagaagcaggttccaagcagggagccagatgtgggactcatcctgggtctccaggatcagacccctggctgaaggcggcgctaaactgctgaaccacctgggctgccctattcgtgatttcttttcttcttcttttttttttttttttcctattcatgaTTTCTTAAGTGAACTTCCTTTGGGACATTGCTCCTTTTTAACAAATGCTGGTTGCGGTAGACCCAGAAGTTCACGTGAGAAATTAGTAATACAGGCTGGTCCCTCCCTCTTTGCTCACACAGGtgattcccttcctctttcccattgCTCTCAAACTCTTCTCCACTCATTAATTTATATACAGACTTTTAGGGGGACACTTGCTATGTGTCCAGCACTGTCCTGGAGTCCCTCCTCTGTAGAACATAATTCTAATGGGAGGAAAGAGATGATAAATAAGataggtgcctggtggctcagttggttgagcatctgcctttggctcggctcACAATCTCATttttctgggatcaagtcccacattgggctccctgttcagtgtggaacctgcttctctctctgcctctatccttggtttgtgctctctctctctctctcaaataaataaataaaatatttttaaaaagaaaaagaaaacaagacacctggggcgcctgggtggctcagttgattaagcacccaccttcaactcaggtcatgatctccaggtcctaggatcaagtcccatattggggtcccTGCTATTGGGgactctgctcctttctctctctcccccacactccatcacttgttctctctctctctcaaataaataaaatcaaaaaagagagaggagaaaacaaaatattcaacTTTCCAATCGGttgtcatttattcatgagagacacaatgagagagaggcagagacacaggcagagggagaagcaggctccctgcaaggagcctgatgtgggactcgatcccggatcccagcatcacgccctgggctgaagatagacgctgaaccactgagccacccaggcgtccctataaggAATTTATTCTGTGCTGGGCTTAATTTAAGGCTAAGGACTCTTCATACGTTATCTTGATTAATTCTGATTAGTAATGATTAACAATACAAGTCATgtactattatttcttttttcaagcgGGAAGGCTGAGGCTCTGAGTAAATGCCCAAGTTGTGACAGGACCATAACTAGAAGCAAGATATGTGCAAAGAGTCTAAGGTTTCCTTTGAGAGGGGAGCATTCTGACTGTAGATGCGCTTGCATGTGCTTGTGCGTGTGAGCATTTGGGTGTAGATAAGTCCCAGTGTTAGAGCTACATTGCCTCACCACTGAGTCTGTTGCAATGTATAAGCTCCATAATTACATTTGTTGACGCAACACCAGAAACATCACATCTAAAAGTCAACAGctgcatatacacatatgtgttcAATTAAGAAAGCAAAGCAGCCATTAGAAGAAGGCTGAGATGGGAACGGCTGATCTGACTCCAATTCTGCAATTATGTGGCCCTAGGCCAAGGGTCTTACTTAACTTCTTGATGTCTTTCTGCTTTATATTTGCCTCACCCATCTAACAGGATTAGAAGGATTTCATTCCTTGACTAAGACATTGCGCTGCACATTGCCTTCTCCTACACAGCCACCCCATAAGTGTGGTGAGattactatcctcattttaccaGGGGAGAAAATGAAGCCTAGGCAAGTTAAGTTTTCTGTAGTGCAAAGTATCACACTAGCATTTCAAGCTAGGATTCAAACCCTACTAGCTAGTCTAGAGCCTGTGCTCCTAAAAACCACCCCAAGACAGAGTTCTGTTGTAAGGATTCAGAGAAATGATCATGGGAAGACCAGAAGCAAGGTGCTAACACATTAGGAAATGCTAAGGGCCCCACCTGTTTGGAGGCAAAGGTAAACTTTAAGACAAACACTCACATAAAGAAATATCCTACCAAAGTTCTCCTAACAAAGGCTTTGGTCACATGAACACGTGCCAATTTTACCATGTCTGTCCCTCGTAAGGTAGAGGATACGTTACTGATGACAACCATGAGCATGAGGGCAGCATCATGCCTATGGTCACCTAAGTCACGCTTCCCAGTGTGGGGTTTATCTAAAACAACAtgtaggggattcctgggtggcgcagcggtttgccgcctgcctttggcccagggcacgatcctggagacccgggattgaatcccacatcgggcttctggtgcatggagcctgcttctccctctgcctatgtctctgcccctctctctctctgtgactatcataaataaataaattaaaacctttaaaaaaataaaaataaaacaacatgtaAACAAGCAAGCTATTTCTATAAGGCAGGCAGCAAAATAGAGCTTTCAACTTGTCTAACACCGGatcaaatttgcatttcctgtAACTCTGCAGTAAATGACTTGCAACTTTGCATTGACATGGCTTGTTATGTGAGCCCACGGCATATCTGATTTTAACTTTAGGAAAATGTATTCCGGAGGCATATTCTATTACCTATAGATCTGCGGAAGGCAGAGTCTCCTCTATAGTAAGCAATGCATCCTTGAGCAATCCTGATACAGCAGCACACGGAATATCTTTTATGCAAAATAAATTGCACTGAATTCTTATAAAGCAAAAATCTACCCAACAGAAGATACAATTTTAATACTGCGGCTGGGCCTCCATACACAAAATAAGGAGAGAATAAAGGAGTCATGCACTTTTCCTTGATTCAACagtgaatttaaatatttctgatcAAAATTCaccctgtcttttctttctttcttttcttttacacttttccaacaagtatttattatgaGTTAAGCCATGATTCAGGATCCCAGGGTGGGGATCACCATGTACCCATATCCCCCTTCACCACCTTAGGGGAAGGatggaggacagaggagaggTGGTGGAACCAGTTCAGATGTTCCCAAGAAACATGCCTTCTGCTTGGTGGTCATTCCAGGCTGACAACCAGGATATGGCGCAGAGGGACTTGTACACATGCCGGTGTCCTTTACGCACGGAGACATCACCCCCTTTAGCAGCAGACATTGCCTTTTCACAGTGGTGGAAGTCCAGGTAGTTCCACCAGCAGTTCCTGGTCTGGTTCTGGTTGGGGAAGCAGCTGTCAAAAGGGGCAGCCTGGTAGTTCTTGATTTTGGTCTTGATGTCTTCCACCATGGTGCTGACTCTCAAGACACCCTTGCAGCACCTCACAGCTCAATGTCCACCCTGTCTTTTCCATCCTTGAATTGCAGGAATTTGAACCTAGGTTATTTCTGTCCCACTTTATGGGTACAGAGATTGGAAAGGTCATTTTTCACCctacatatatcatatatggATGAGGCAATCTTTGCAAACTATCCAGCACtctgcctgacacatagtagatgctcaataaattttagccCCACATTTCCTCAGAGTATATTTAGATATATCATTAATATCACAGAGTTTGTAATAATGAGCTTGACCTTAATGTTTGGTATACAGGTTAAAAAGTGACTACTATTTTCAATATTCCTTCATCACATTTTAAGAATTCTGACAGGCCAGGAcgcctgccttcagttctggtcacgatctcaagggtcctgggacccaACCCTCCATCATCCggctccttgctctgcagggaggctgcttctccttctccctttgcctgccactccccctgcttgttctctctctctctctgtctctctctctctgtctgtctcaaataaataaaatcttttaaaaatatttttttaaaagaactctgACAGGCTACTAGTGAATTTCAGCTCAGTATTTGGTGACCAAATTGTTCATTAGAGACAAAAAAACAGGTCATTTTTCAAATCCATACACAATGCCAAaaccagtttgttaacatatctTGATTAATCATAGTTGTGCATGCAGCAAAATTCCTGctgtttcataaatatatatatgtaggaagaaaaatcaataaaagtataCATCAAAATATTCATAAATGGTGAGTTGTAGGATTATGAGTATCTTCTGGTGTCTTCTTCCATGCATTTCTAAATTCTCcaaattctttataaatgtattacttttataaacataaatatttatttatttatttatttgggagagagagacagcacgagctgggtgacagagggagagggagagagaatctccagcagactcccgtctgagctcagagccccatacagggcttgattccttgaccccaagatcatgactccagctgaatgttcaactgactgcaccacccaggcacccagaatgtttttttttttaatttaattatttatttgagagagagacagtgtatGGGTTGTGCAAgttgggggaagagcagagagagagagagagagagaatcttgggCCAACTCTGTGCTAGGTGTACTAGAaaggaggcttgatctcacatcctgagattatgacctgagtcgaaatcaagagttggctgcttaatcaactgagccacccaggtgcccccagaattttatttttaaatatgtgtccCGGATATTATTTTAGATAGAAACACATTTATCGAACATATTGAAAATTGCTGATTGAGAATTATTGAGCCAAGCTGTTAGTTCCCTACTCTGTTATGAAGATCaattatctaaaatgaaaaaaaaaattagactccTCATCAGGGTCAAGTTGTCACCTCATGGAAAGCATATCAGCAGTTGGACAACTGAATAAGAAGATGATGATTATGACAAGAACATGAAATGAGAGCTTAATAAATGTCCTCAGGCAAATCCTTTCCACCAAAAGATTAGTTAATAAGACTCAACATGATCACCTTTCTACTGAGGAGTTGTTGGCATTTCCTTCCCAATTTTTATACGCTGACCATCTCTCTTGGATGTTACTATTCTCAAATGTTCAAAACCCAACTCCAATCACAGAATTTCCTTTTGCCTTAAGTGGGAAGGAGACAATCGTTAGGTAGTTGCTGACCCATGTGATAAAACAGATACTGACTTCAAACGCTCTAATGCTCTATTTTCCTTGGTGCAGGTTCACAGGTGCAACCTAATCTCCTAAGTGAAAAATCTCTAAGGAAGGGCCAGACAATAAATGTAACTATAGgctataacaaaataataacaacaacaaaagacaaagcTATAATCTGTCCAACCTCTTAGCCACAATGGTTCGCAATCTGTTTccaaggtttgtttgttttatttattttttatttagagcatgaacaaggggagggacagagggagaagcacattcccagctgagcatggagctcgacaagaggcttgatcccaggaccttgagatcatggccaGACCTGAAGAcagacgcctaaccgactgagcc contains the following coding sequences:
- the LOC140632952 gene encoding cytochrome c oxidase subunit 6B1-like; the encoded protein is MVEDIKTKIKNYQAAPFDSCFPNQNQTRNCWWNYLDFHHCEKAMSAAKGGDVSVRKGHRHVYKSLCAISWLSAWNDHQAEGMFLGNI